A single window of Undibacterium sp. 5I1 DNA harbors:
- the mscL gene encoding large conductance mechanosensitive channel protein MscL: MSMMQEFKSFASKGNVVDLAVGVIIGAAFGKIVDSLVADIVMPVVGKIFGGLDFSNYYVALNGQASGLTLVEAKKAGAVLAYGNFITIALNFVILAFLIFQMVRMFNKMKKDEPAAPAAAPVTPEDVILLREIRDALKK; the protein is encoded by the coding sequence ATGAGCATGATGCAAGAATTTAAGAGTTTTGCCAGCAAAGGCAATGTGGTTGATTTAGCGGTCGGCGTCATCATTGGTGCAGCGTTTGGCAAGATTGTTGACTCTTTGGTAGCTGATATTGTGATGCCTGTTGTCGGTAAAATTTTCGGTGGTTTAGATTTTTCCAACTACTATGTAGCGTTAAATGGTCAGGCTAGCGGCCTTACCTTGGTAGAAGCAAAAAAAGCTGGTGCCGTACTGGCATACGGTAATTTCATCACGATTGCACTTAACTTTGTTATTCTGGCTTTTCTGATTTTTCAAATGGTAAGAATGTTCAACAAGATGAAAAAAGACGAGCCAGCGGCACCAGCCGCAGCGCCGGTGACACCTGAAGATGTAATTTTGCTGCGTGAAATTCGTGATGCCTTAAAAAAGTAA